A genomic stretch from Myxococcales bacterium includes:
- a CDS encoding VWA domain-containing protein, translating into MGAAAIAAGALGLASLGGCGSDPLPYGRGGIGGGGAVAAGDAAGSFGFDGSSLAPPGCGVGPDGGVCDCIDSPLLVDPPNFYFVLDRSGSMVDEDKWMTVRTAVIELMTAIGPRASFGATAFPGQAGGCAPGTEVMSLRRGDSPSGAIGPTTKTLADALWRVPSGGTPTAGTLAALADRLPKVAGKTYVILATDGGPNCGQQSCGADACILNIERINGCTPTGAPCCADSPSLCLDSDATVAAVAKLKAGGVPTFVIGVPGSQAYAPLLDRLAITGGTRQPTGSTAYYRVDKADKADLTAALRQVAARIVATCTYELKEAPPDSNRVNVYLDEVAVPKSGWTLSGKTVTLIGDTCARVMRGDVMDVRIILGCPTIEAR; encoded by the coding sequence GTGGGCGCCGCCGCGATCGCCGCGGGCGCGCTGGGCCTCGCCTCGCTTGGCGGGTGCGGCTCCGACCCCTTGCCCTACGGTCGAGGCGGCATCGGCGGCGGAGGGGCCGTGGCCGCCGGAGACGCCGCGGGCAGCTTCGGCTTCGACGGGTCGTCGCTCGCGCCTCCTGGGTGTGGAGTGGGCCCGGACGGCGGCGTGTGCGACTGCATCGACTCGCCGCTCCTCGTCGACCCTCCCAATTTCTATTTCGTGCTCGATCGCTCCGGCTCCATGGTGGACGAGGACAAGTGGATGACCGTCCGCACGGCGGTGATCGAGCTCATGACGGCGATAGGTCCCCGCGCGAGCTTCGGGGCCACGGCCTTCCCCGGCCAGGCGGGAGGGTGCGCGCCGGGCACCGAGGTGATGTCGCTGCGGCGGGGCGACTCCCCGAGCGGGGCCATCGGCCCCACCACGAAGACCCTCGCGGACGCGCTCTGGCGAGTGCCCTCCGGCGGCACCCCCACGGCGGGCACGCTCGCCGCCCTGGCCGACCGCCTCCCCAAGGTCGCCGGGAAGACCTACGTCATCCTCGCGACCGACGGCGGCCCCAACTGCGGGCAGCAGAGCTGCGGCGCCGACGCCTGCATCCTCAACATCGAGCGCATCAACGGCTGCACGCCCACGGGCGCGCCGTGCTGCGCCGACTCGCCGTCCCTGTGCCTCGACTCGGACGCCACCGTCGCGGCGGTCGCGAAGCTCAAGGCGGGCGGAGTGCCCACGTTCGTGATCGGCGTCCCGGGGAGCCAGGCCTACGCGCCGCTGCTGGATCGCCTCGCGATCACCGGCGGCACGCGTCAGCCAACCGGCAGCACGGCCTATTACCGCGTCGACAAGGCCGACAAGGCCGACCTCACCGCGGCCCTCCGCCAGGTGGCGGCGCGCATCGTCGCCACGTGCACCTACGAGCTGAAGGAGGCGCCGCCGGACTCGAACCGCGTGAACGTGTACCTCGACGAGGTCGCCGTGCCCAAGTCCGGCTGGACCCTCAGCGGCAAGACGGTGACCCTCATCGGCGACACCTGCGCGCGGGTGATGCGCGGCGACGTGATGGACGTGCGGATCATCCTCGGGTGCCCGACCATCGAGGCGCGGTAG
- a CDS encoding DEAD/DEAH box helicase → MSTAAPTAPDPAHTFAAAAHSFSRDDAVLVALLAMAGTLNISRWCEQARYAGLRETPTRTFSTTTLRPLVESLVARGLARATPKGTFAFPPELRTVALRWATSRLGTAKQVDFDLLTRTAVPYYPDPIFDARIAIHQKRPDAVALLDTLHKEQPRSAGTLALEVNDPFDAAWFRSLPAPLAARLVELALTRLEQGAAHDGVYRAVAADLALLDAASDVAAAAFAGVAVLRGDLEVLRRLLARPVAARAPTLAPLIRAALAVVEGRYGDATAEATASPELKRTNHLGVLAALSAVALRYKSPASERAARLVALGARNGAPLQQTFRVFQSILVKGSEALATPVRFARDVEADALTALWMALRVREEVTLDSYVAVQAVVDAMRGCKAFGAAGYAWVAEQCHLAAWALYALLNASTRDLVPAAQVPPKPPETAGPSLFGAEASQAPWERALDRLEVLAEKVVGTRAEATRVGAGARVLWRVVGAHHTLEPYLQKRGADGKWTAGRKLAIKHLLGKTETTLALPPEDLRVAAFAREEREVFRGYPSVYHFMAPEAWLALVGHPRVFRESSETPCPVVRGELRVSMTPRVADLTLAVDPPGLREGVNVREWGGELVVLQVDTRLTGILEAVGEGLTVPARGKDRLLALLDRLGSVVPVESSEPLRSKAVPADPRPLFHLVPNKGGLSVSLFVRPLGAFGPVVAPGRGAPTLLGHVDGETVQTARDLALELRLAADALAACPALAASETGTWFLADPPACLELVSTLRGLGDTITVEWPYGAPLRLRGRVGRRALRGKLRHTIGAFELEGSLAVDGDLSLEISQLLELLAEHPGRFVQLASGEYIELEQELREVLDGLAAARAPSTGPAVLVPPSAISVLDSLTQEGTGLALDERSADWRERFTLAFRKAPALPKRFDGTLRDYQLEGFRWLARLAELELGACLADDMGLGKTVQLIALLVHRLDRASAGPALVVAPTSVCEGWRRELARFAPSLAVRALWGPDRADALRGLGRREVVVTSYAILQQDAEALQRVEWGTVILDEAQLIKNPETLRAKAAFGLKARARVIATGTPVENHAGDLFSLFHFLNPGLLGTWKSFSARIAAGPAGASGAPGASGGSRAHRRLLQPFVLRRTKAQVLDDLPPITEIQRTVLLSPGEAKLYDSVREAAIAKLGAAASGSAQARVQIFAELTRLRRLCCHPQLVAPAANLTSAKLESFLELVRELVAGRHRVLVFSQFTDVLALVKPLLDASDITYQYLDGATSMKQRTAAVDAFQGGDDDVFLISLKAGGFGLNLTSADYVIHLDPWWNPAVESQATDRAHRIGQTRPVTVYRLVTAGTIEARIVELHREREARSRRRAPRGHRSRRQAHRARAAEPARAVSLAADATAPRWSGTRG, encoded by the coding sequence ATGTCCACCGCCGCCCCCACCGCCCCCGATCCGGCGCACACCTTCGCGGCCGCCGCGCACTCCTTCTCCCGCGACGACGCCGTGCTCGTCGCGCTCCTCGCCATGGCGGGCACGCTGAACATCTCGCGCTGGTGCGAGCAGGCCCGCTACGCGGGGCTCCGGGAGACGCCCACTCGAACGTTCTCGACCACCACCCTGCGCCCTCTCGTGGAGTCGCTCGTCGCGCGAGGGCTGGCTCGCGCGACCCCCAAGGGGACCTTCGCGTTCCCCCCCGAGCTGCGCACGGTCGCCCTGCGGTGGGCCACGTCTCGCCTCGGCACCGCGAAGCAGGTGGACTTCGATCTCCTCACGCGCACCGCGGTGCCGTACTACCCGGACCCCATCTTCGACGCGCGCATCGCGATCCACCAGAAGCGCCCCGACGCGGTGGCCCTCCTCGACACCCTCCACAAGGAGCAGCCGCGGAGCGCGGGGACCCTCGCGCTCGAGGTGAACGATCCCTTCGACGCCGCGTGGTTCCGCTCGCTGCCCGCGCCCCTCGCGGCGCGCCTCGTCGAGCTCGCCCTGACGCGGCTCGAGCAGGGCGCCGCCCACGACGGCGTCTACCGGGCCGTCGCCGCCGATCTCGCGCTCCTCGACGCGGCCAGCGACGTGGCCGCCGCGGCCTTCGCGGGCGTCGCCGTCCTCCGCGGCGACCTCGAGGTCCTCCGCCGGCTCCTCGCGCGGCCCGTCGCCGCACGAGCGCCCACCTTGGCTCCCTTGATCCGCGCGGCGCTCGCCGTGGTCGAGGGCCGCTACGGCGACGCCACGGCGGAGGCGACCGCGAGCCCGGAGCTGAAACGCACGAACCACCTGGGCGTGCTCGCCGCGCTCTCCGCCGTCGCCCTCCGCTACAAGTCCCCCGCCTCGGAGCGCGCCGCGCGCCTCGTCGCCCTCGGGGCGCGCAACGGCGCCCCGCTCCAGCAGACGTTCCGCGTGTTCCAGTCGATCCTCGTCAAGGGCTCCGAGGCCCTCGCGACCCCCGTTCGCTTCGCCCGCGACGTCGAGGCCGACGCGCTCACGGCGCTCTGGATGGCCCTCCGCGTGCGCGAGGAGGTGACCCTCGACTCCTACGTCGCCGTCCAGGCGGTGGTCGACGCGATGAGAGGCTGCAAGGCGTTCGGGGCCGCCGGCTACGCGTGGGTCGCCGAGCAGTGCCACCTCGCCGCCTGGGCCCTCTACGCGCTGCTGAACGCGTCGACGCGCGATCTCGTCCCCGCGGCCCAGGTCCCCCCGAAGCCACCCGAGACGGCGGGGCCGAGCCTGTTCGGCGCGGAGGCCTCGCAAGCGCCCTGGGAGCGCGCCCTCGATCGCCTGGAGGTGCTCGCCGAGAAGGTCGTCGGGACGCGCGCCGAGGCGACGCGCGTCGGGGCGGGGGCGCGGGTCCTCTGGCGGGTGGTCGGCGCGCATCACACCCTCGAGCCGTACCTTCAGAAGCGCGGCGCCGACGGCAAGTGGACCGCCGGACGAAAGCTCGCCATCAAGCACCTGCTCGGAAAGACCGAGACGACCCTCGCGCTGCCGCCCGAGGACCTGCGCGTCGCGGCGTTCGCGCGCGAAGAGCGCGAGGTGTTCCGAGGCTATCCGAGCGTCTACCACTTCATGGCCCCGGAGGCGTGGCTCGCCCTCGTCGGCCACCCGCGCGTGTTCCGCGAGTCCTCCGAGACGCCGTGTCCCGTCGTCCGCGGCGAGCTCCGCGTGAGCATGACGCCGCGCGTCGCCGACCTGACCCTCGCCGTCGATCCCCCGGGCCTGCGCGAGGGCGTCAACGTCCGCGAGTGGGGGGGCGAGCTCGTCGTCCTTCAGGTCGACACGCGGCTCACGGGCATCCTCGAAGCGGTCGGCGAGGGGCTGACCGTCCCGGCGCGCGGCAAGGACCGCCTCCTCGCGCTGCTCGATCGCCTCGGGTCCGTGGTCCCCGTCGAGTCCTCCGAGCCGCTCCGCTCGAAGGCCGTGCCGGCCGATCCGCGCCCGCTGTTTCACCTCGTCCCGAACAAGGGAGGCCTCTCGGTCTCGCTCTTCGTGCGCCCCCTCGGCGCGTTCGGCCCCGTCGTCGCCCCCGGTCGCGGCGCGCCCACGCTGCTCGGACACGTGGACGGCGAGACCGTGCAGACTGCACGCGATCTCGCGCTCGAGCTCCGCCTCGCGGCAGACGCCTTGGCCGCGTGCCCCGCCCTGGCCGCGAGCGAGACGGGCACCTGGTTTCTGGCCGACCCTCCCGCGTGCCTCGAGCTCGTCTCGACCCTGCGCGGGCTCGGCGACACCATCACCGTCGAGTGGCCGTACGGCGCGCCCCTCCGCCTCCGCGGCCGTGTCGGCCGGCGCGCGCTCCGCGGGAAGCTCCGTCACACCATCGGGGCCTTCGAGCTCGAGGGCTCGCTCGCCGTCGACGGCGATCTGTCGCTCGAGATCTCGCAGCTCCTCGAGCTGCTCGCCGAGCACCCCGGGCGGTTCGTGCAGCTCGCCTCCGGCGAGTACATCGAGCTCGAGCAAGAGCTCCGCGAGGTGCTCGACGGCCTCGCCGCCGCGCGCGCTCCCTCCACCGGCCCCGCCGTCCTCGTGCCGCCGTCGGCGATCTCGGTGCTCGACAGCCTCACGCAGGAGGGCACCGGCCTCGCGCTCGACGAGCGGTCCGCGGACTGGCGGGAGCGCTTCACCCTCGCCTTCCGAAAGGCCCCCGCGCTCCCGAAGCGCTTCGACGGCACCCTCCGCGACTACCAGCTCGAGGGGTTTCGCTGGCTCGCGCGCCTCGCGGAGCTCGAGCTCGGCGCGTGCCTGGCCGACGACATGGGCCTCGGGAAGACCGTGCAGCTCATCGCGCTCCTCGTGCATCGGCTCGACCGCGCGTCGGCGGGCCCCGCCCTCGTCGTCGCGCCCACGTCGGTCTGCGAGGGCTGGCGACGCGAGCTCGCGCGCTTCGCCCCGTCGCTCGCCGTGCGGGCCCTGTGGGGCCCCGACCGAGCGGACGCGCTGCGTGGCCTCGGTCGCCGCGAGGTCGTGGTCACGAGCTACGCCATCCTCCAGCAAGACGCCGAGGCGCTCCAGCGCGTCGAGTGGGGCACCGTCATCCTCGACGAGGCCCAGCTCATCAAGAACCCCGAGACCCTGCGCGCGAAGGCCGCGTTCGGCCTGAAGGCCAGAGCGCGCGTCATCGCGACCGGCACCCCGGTGGAGAACCACGCGGGCGATCTCTTCAGCTTGTTCCATTTCCTGAACCCGGGCCTGCTCGGCACCTGGAAGTCGTTCAGCGCGCGCATCGCCGCGGGGCCGGCCGGCGCGTCGGGTGCGCCCGGCGCGTCCGGCGGCAGCCGCGCGCATCGGCGCCTCCTCCAGCCCTTCGTGCTGCGCCGCACCAAGGCCCAGGTGCTCGACGATCTGCCTCCCATCACCGAAATTCAGCGCACGGTCCTCCTGAGCCCCGGCGAGGCCAAGCTCTACGACTCGGTCCGTGAGGCCGCGATCGCGAAGCTAGGCGCCGCCGCGAGCGGGAGCGCTCAGGCGCGCGTCCAAATATTTGCAGAGCTCACGCGTCTCCGTCGCCTCTGCTGCCACCCGCAGCTCGTCGCGCCCGCGGCGAACCTCACGAGCGCCAAGCTCGAGAGCTTCCTCGAGCTCGTCCGCGAGCTCGTCGCGGGCCGCCACCGCGTGCTGGTGTTCAGTCAGTTCACCGACGTGCTCGCGCTGGTGAAGCCGCTCCTCGACGCGAGCGACATCACCTACCAGTACCTCGACGGCGCGACCTCCATGAAGCAGCGGACGGCGGCGGTCGACGCGTTCCAAGGAGGCGACGACGACGTCTTCCTCATCAGCCTGAAGGCCGGCGGCTTCGGGCTCAACCTCACCTCGGCCGACTACGTCATCCACCTCGATCCGTGGTGGAACCCCGCCGTCGAGTCCCAGGCCACAGACCGCGCCCACCGCATCGGCCAGACACGACCGGTCACGGTGTATCGCCTCGTGACCGCAGGCACCATCGAGGCCCGCATCGTGGAGCTCCACCGCGAGCGAGAAGCGCGATCTCGCCGACGCGCTCCTCGAGGACACCGATCGCGCCGCCAAGCTCACCGAGCGCGAGCTGCGGAGCCTGCTCGAGCCGTGAGCCTCGCCGCTGACGCTACCGCGCCTCGATGGTCGGGCACCCGAGGATGA
- a CDS encoding Uma2 family endonuclease: MGEAASILRMSAADYLSWERGQPSKHEFHLGEVFAMAGGSPRHNGLSAAAIVELYSALRGKPCRVLSSHQRLSAKEGERYVYADAVVVCGGMKTEPGTTDVLANPSVVVEVLSRSTQAYDRGDKWEAYQGLASLTDYLLLAQASVRIEHYRRESDGSWRYRVIEAGGTVVLANGATLAADAIYEGAFELAGDT, translated from the coding sequence ATGGGCGAAGCTGCATCCATTCTGCGCATGAGCGCGGCCGACTACCTCTCGTGGGAGCGAGGCCAGCCCTCGAAGCACGAATTTCACCTCGGCGAAGTGTTCGCGATGGCCGGCGGCAGCCCTCGGCACAACGGCCTCTCGGCCGCCGCGATCGTTGAGCTTTACTCAGCCTTGCGCGGCAAGCCGTGCCGCGTGCTCTCGTCCCACCAGCGCCTCTCCGCCAAGGAGGGCGAGCGCTACGTCTACGCGGACGCTGTGGTGGTGTGCGGCGGCATGAAGACAGAGCCCGGCACGACGGATGTGCTCGCGAACCCGAGCGTCGTCGTGGAGGTGCTGTCCCGCAGCACACAAGCGTATGACCGGGGCGACAAATGGGAGGCCTACCAGGGCCTCGCGTCCCTCACCGACTACCTCCTCCTCGCGCAGGCCTCGGTGCGGATCGAGCACTATCGGCGCGAGTCCGACGGCTCATGGCGCTATCGCGTCATCGAAGCGGGCGGGACGGTGGTGCTCGCCAACGGGGCCACCCTGGCCGCCGACGCGATCTACGAGGGAGCGTTCGAGCTCGCCGGCGACACCTGA
- a CDS encoding Rpn family recombination-promoting nuclease/putative transposase — translation MPLSVHDALFKSTFSDPRHAEGALRAALPEALSARIAWDTLETIPGSFVDAELKDRHTDLLYRVSLSGRRALLYVLYEHQSTPHPLMPFRLAAYSVRIWERWLRERTRAATEAVTLPAIIPVVLYHGAGEWRAPRSLAALYDLDEESVAAAGEHLLQLRFVLDDLTQETDDALRARAVTALGRLVLGCLRHARTPEAFVRELGAWSDVALEVLASPNGAAALGTVWRYVIMVHPGEPEVVLQQLAGVMKEERVKETLMTAGEILMQRGEARGEARGEARGEARGEARGEARGEARGEARGEARGERRLLQKLLTLRFGPLPAGAIARLEAADVPTLDAWGERVLTAATLDEVFG, via the coding sequence ATGCCACTCAGCGTCCACGATGCCCTCTTCAAGTCCACCTTCTCCGATCCGCGCCACGCGGAGGGGGCGCTCCGCGCGGCGCTGCCCGAAGCGCTGTCGGCGCGCATCGCGTGGGACACCCTCGAGACCATCCCCGGCAGCTTCGTGGACGCCGAGCTCAAGGATCGGCACACGGATCTCCTCTATCGCGTGTCGCTGTCGGGCCGCCGGGCGCTGCTCTACGTGCTCTACGAGCACCAGAGCACGCCGCACCCGCTCATGCCCTTCCGGCTCGCGGCCTACAGCGTTCGAATCTGGGAACGGTGGCTGCGGGAGCGCACCCGCGCCGCAACCGAGGCGGTGACGCTTCCCGCGATCATCCCGGTCGTGCTCTATCACGGGGCGGGCGAGTGGCGCGCACCACGCAGCCTCGCAGCCCTCTATGACCTCGACGAGGAATCCGTGGCGGCCGCAGGCGAGCACCTGCTCCAACTGCGCTTCGTGCTCGACGACCTCACCCAGGAGACCGACGACGCTCTCCGCGCGCGCGCCGTGACGGCCCTCGGCCGCTTGGTCCTCGGCTGCCTGCGGCACGCGCGCACCCCGGAGGCGTTCGTCCGCGAGCTCGGCGCCTGGTCGGACGTGGCCCTCGAGGTCCTCGCCTCCCCCAACGGCGCGGCCGCGCTGGGAACTGTCTGGCGATATGTCATCATGGTGCATCCCGGGGAGCCCGAGGTCGTCCTCCAACAGCTCGCCGGCGTGATGAAGGAGGAGCGCGTGAAAGAGACCCTCATGACCGCAGGCGAGATCCTGATGCAGCGCGGGGAAGCGCGCGGGGAAGCTCGCGGAGAAGCTCGCGGAGAAGCGCGCGGGGAAGCGCGCGGGGAAGCGCGCGGAGAAGCTCGCGGAGAAGCGCGCGGGGAAGCGCGCGGAGAGCGGCGCTTGCTTCAAAAGTTGCTCACCCTTCGCTTCGGGCCGCTGCCCGCCGGTGCGATCGCGCGCCTCGAAGCTGCGGACGTGCCGACCCTCGACGCCTGGGGCGAGCGCGTGCTCACCGCGGCGACGCTGGACGAGGTCTTCGGGTAG